A single region of the Planctomycetia bacterium genome encodes:
- a CDS encoding NADPH:quinone reductase, whose amino-acid sequence MRAASYSRTGPAREVLTVENLPTPAPAAGEVRVKLSWSGVNPSDVKSRAGLRATGMPFPRVIPHSDGAGVIDEVGEGVDRARIAERVWTWNAAWARAYGTAAEYVVLPSEQAVRLPGNVDLAAGACLGIPALTAYHSVMVDGGVEGKNVLVTGGAGAVGHYAVQLARLKGAKRVVATVSTPEKAELARSAGAVTVNYKMEDVVARCNDLTEGELFDRIIEVDLSANVEADTTVIRQGGNIVVYGSNALQIQIPFVPLILGDVRLHFFIVFKLGKRERDEATHDLTSLLQAGALSHNIAHRMPLSRIAAAHDLIEKGGASGNVVLSVD is encoded by the coding sequence ATGCGAGCCGCGAGCTATTCACGAACGGGGCCGGCGCGCGAAGTGCTCACGGTGGAGAATTTGCCGACTCCGGCTCCTGCCGCCGGAGAAGTGCGTGTGAAGCTGTCCTGGTCCGGAGTCAATCCGTCGGATGTGAAGAGTCGCGCGGGGCTTCGCGCCACGGGGATGCCGTTCCCGCGTGTCATCCCCCATAGCGATGGGGCGGGGGTCATTGACGAGGTGGGCGAGGGCGTCGATCGCGCGCGAATCGCAGAACGCGTTTGGACCTGGAATGCTGCGTGGGCGCGCGCTTACGGCACCGCAGCAGAATACGTCGTCTTGCCGTCGGAGCAAGCGGTGCGTCTGCCCGGCAACGTCGATCTCGCTGCTGGGGCGTGCCTGGGCATACCGGCACTCACGGCCTATCACTCGGTGATGGTTGATGGCGGAGTCGAAGGAAAAAATGTACTGGTCACCGGAGGTGCCGGCGCGGTAGGTCACTACGCAGTGCAGCTGGCCCGGCTAAAAGGCGCGAAGCGAGTCGTCGCGACGGTAAGCACGCCTGAGAAGGCAGAGCTCGCGCGCTCGGCCGGAGCCGTCACCGTCAATTACAAGATGGAAGATGTCGTCGCAAGATGCAATGACCTCACCGAGGGCGAGTTATTCGATCGCATCATTGAGGTCGACCTCTCTGCAAACGTCGAAGCGGATACCACTGTCATTCGGCAAGGTGGAAATATCGTCGTGTACGGCAGCAACGCCCTGCAGATACAGATTCCTTTCGTGCCACTGATCTTGGGCGATGTGCGGCTGCATTTTTTTATCGTGTTCAAGCTCGGCAAGCGTGAGCGCGACGAAGCCACGCATGATTTGACTAGCCTTTTGCAAGCCGGCGCGCTGTCTCACAATATTGCGCATCGCATGCCGCTGTCGCGCATCGCCGCGGCACACGACCTGATCGAGAAAGGGGGCGCATCCGGCAACGTCGTGCTCAGCGTCGATTAG
- a CDS encoding LysR family transcriptional regulator produces the protein MPSSKGPYTVTRVAKNKRQPKQRLDSLASIYLFKSVIETKNFSETARLLAITPSSVSKRVKSIEDQLQVRLIDRTTRNVRPTEAGLRFFQRCTEIAYLVEETENEVHDNAHGPAGTLRIAAPPGFALARLNSVIYSFVREYPKIEVEVVLNAEMQELVEHGIDLAIRLGGSEPEGAGLVKRIGENRRVYCAAPKYLDIHGTPAMPSQLQKHSCIIGRGKYLTNRWQFHVNGRTEEVQVTGRFVTNNISLVLDAAVQGVGVAMIPRYFTEDQLARGDLVEILAEFNAVHSWVYVIIPQRHHVPFKTRKFLEFMGQHMHSDITGTPSSGISVVPSTARRPARSYS, from the coding sequence TTGCCGTCCAGCAAAGGACCCTATACCGTGACCCGAGTTGCGAAGAACAAGCGTCAGCCGAAGCAGCGGCTGGATAGTCTCGCCAGCATCTATCTGTTCAAGAGCGTGATCGAGACCAAGAACTTCTCCGAGACCGCGCGTCTTCTGGCGATCACACCGTCCTCGGTCAGCAAACGCGTTAAGAGTATCGAGGACCAGCTACAAGTCAGACTCATCGACCGCACCACTCGCAACGTGCGCCCGACGGAAGCCGGTCTCAGGTTCTTTCAGCGCTGCACGGAGATCGCGTACTTGGTGGAGGAAACGGAGAACGAGGTGCACGACAACGCGCACGGTCCCGCGGGAACGCTGCGCATTGCTGCGCCTCCGGGCTTCGCGCTCGCACGCCTGAACAGCGTTATCTACAGTTTCGTGCGCGAGTACCCGAAGATCGAAGTGGAAGTCGTTTTGAACGCCGAGATGCAGGAACTCGTCGAGCACGGCATCGATCTCGCCATTCGGCTGGGCGGTAGCGAACCGGAAGGCGCCGGACTCGTTAAGCGAATAGGCGAGAACCGGCGGGTGTACTGCGCCGCGCCGAAATATCTGGACATTCACGGCACCCCAGCGATGCCCTCTCAGTTGCAGAAACACAGCTGCATCATTGGCCGTGGCAAATACCTCACCAATCGGTGGCAGTTCCACGTGAACGGCCGCACCGAGGAAGTGCAGGTCACGGGTCGTTTCGTCACGAACAATATCTCACTAGTGCTTGACGCCGCAGTCCAGGGAGTTGGCGTCGCAATGATACCTCGCTACTTCACCGAGGATCAGCTTGCGCGAGGCGATCTGGTGGAAATCCTCGCGGAATTCAACGCCGTGCATAGCTGGGTGTACGTCATCATTCCGCAGCGTCACCACGTGCCGTTCAAGACGCGGAAGTTCCTAGAATTCATGGGGCAGCATATGCATTCGGACATCACAGGCACGCCTTCATCGGGAATATCAGTTGTCCCATCCACCGCGCGGCGCCCTGCGCGAAGCTATAGCTGA